A single region of the Nocardioides aurantiacus genome encodes:
- a CDS encoding PspC domain-containing protein: MDDQADRPTEGTTQTDPGPRLGTEQVRELGRLSRSTSDRYLAGVAGGLGRHFGVDPTVVRVLLAVLALFGGAGLLVYAAVWAFVPEDGRDRAPLEVGAEGRRAVVLVAGLLAVLIVLGTPFAGDGWGSGWGVGLGVPVPLLLLVLVVAALVSSARQRRDREDAPPPAPWGTAPTAASTGAPPAPWSSPAAGVPPTRAYPTTYATPPPPRPRRTGLVLFWPTVALVAIALGVLGILDVGDDVLVSAYAALALAVVALVLLVGAFVGRPGGLVALGLLATLGLGITSAVDAAAGSSVRADETYVVPGDAAALRSSYADGNGVFTLDLTSLGDARALDGRRVAVRIGAGEARVLVPEGVAVRVDAEVAYAGSIDLGDRHREGLNPVLSGRVGPSAPSPDVPVLDLEVDARVGQITVQTEES, encoded by the coding sequence ATGGACGACCAGGCAGACCGCCCCACCGAGGGCACCACCCAGACCGACCCCGGCCCCCGGCTCGGCACCGAGCAGGTGCGCGAGCTGGGCCGGCTCTCCCGCTCCACCTCCGACCGCTACCTCGCCGGCGTCGCCGGCGGGCTGGGCCGCCACTTCGGCGTCGACCCCACCGTGGTCCGCGTGCTGCTCGCCGTGCTCGCGCTCTTCGGCGGCGCCGGCCTCCTGGTGTACGCCGCGGTGTGGGCGTTCGTGCCCGAGGACGGCCGCGACCGCGCCCCGCTCGAGGTCGGCGCCGAGGGCCGCCGGGCGGTCGTGCTCGTCGCCGGTCTGCTCGCCGTGCTGATCGTGCTCGGCACGCCCTTCGCCGGCGACGGCTGGGGCTCGGGCTGGGGGGTCGGCCTCGGCGTACCCGTCCCGCTGCTGCTGCTCGTGCTGGTCGTGGCCGCGCTGGTCAGCAGCGCCCGCCAGCGCCGCGACCGCGAGGACGCGCCGCCGCCCGCCCCGTGGGGCACCGCGCCCACGGCCGCCAGCACCGGCGCGCCGCCCGCCCCCTGGAGCTCCCCGGCCGCGGGCGTGCCCCCGACGCGGGCCTACCCGACGACCTACGCCACCCCGCCTCCCCCGCGCCCGCGGCGTACCGGCCTGGTGCTGTTCTGGCCCACCGTCGCCCTCGTGGCCATCGCGCTCGGGGTGCTCGGCATCCTCGACGTCGGCGACGACGTCCTGGTCTCGGCGTACGCCGCCCTCGCGCTGGCCGTCGTCGCGCTGGTGCTGCTCGTCGGCGCCTTCGTGGGCCGACCCGGCGGCCTGGTCGCCCTCGGCCTGCTCGCCACCCTCGGCCTGGGGATCACCAGCGCGGTGGACGCCGCGGCCGGCTCCTCGGTCCGCGCGGACGAGACCTACGTCGTCCCGGGCGACGCGGCCGCGCTGCGGTCCTCCTACGCCGACGGCAACGGGGTCTTCACCCTCGACCTGACGAGCCTCGGCGACGCCCGGGCCCTCGACGGCCGGCGCGTCGCCGTGCGCATCGGCGCCGGTGAGGCCCGGGTCCTCGTCCCCGAGGGCGTCGCGGTGCGCGTCGACGCCGAGGTGGCGTACGCCGGGAGCATCGACCTCGGCGACCGGCACCGCGAGGGCCTCAACCCCGTCCTCTCCGGCCGGGTCGGACCCTCGGCACCGTCCCCCGACGTCCCCGTGCTCGACCTCGAGGTCGACGCCCGGGTCGGCCAGATCACCGTCCAGACCGAGGAGTCCTGA
- a CDS encoding ATP-binding protein — MSPDTSTVQPPHPASRPGAAPRRAYRATDEALLGGVAAGLARHLRLPVARVRIAMLALVVLGGFGAVLYAALWLVLPARRDDGGGTPGTPGLDAATRQGRRSGGRARRLIDHGPLVAVGAIAAGVLLLLTLLTGRALAVAPLVIGAAGLSLLWVQADRAQRDRWRDDRRRVNPVRALVGDGGAAAWLRLLAGTSLLLVAVVVFALRSGSLSVALDVGLAAAIAMVGIGLVLGPWLVRLSADLSEEREARVRSQERSDVAAHLHDSVLQTLALIQRSAADPATVSRLARAQERDLRTWLFQSDEPGPTTLAGELRAVAAEVEDRHGVPVEVVCVGDAPLTEADRPLVLAAREAVANAARHSGAATVDVYAETTPRGIEVFVRDRGRGFDPAAVPEDRHGLRHSIESRMTRHGGRAEVRSTRGSGTEVRLAMPRSPHDPTQEAP, encoded by the coding sequence ATGAGCCCGGACACGAGCACCGTCCAGCCCCCGCACCCCGCGTCCCGTCCCGGGGCGGCGCCGCGGCGCGCCTACCGGGCGACCGACGAGGCGCTGCTGGGCGGCGTGGCCGCCGGCCTGGCGCGCCACCTGCGGCTCCCGGTCGCGCGGGTGCGGATCGCGATGCTCGCCCTGGTGGTCCTCGGCGGCTTCGGTGCGGTGCTGTACGCCGCCCTGTGGCTGGTGCTGCCCGCCCGCCGCGACGACGGCGGCGGCACCCCGGGCACCCCGGGCCTGGACGCCGCCACCCGGCAGGGCCGCCGCAGCGGCGGCCGGGCCCGCCGGCTGATCGACCACGGACCGCTCGTCGCGGTCGGGGCGATCGCCGCGGGCGTGCTGCTGCTGCTCACCCTGCTCACCGGCCGGGCGCTCGCCGTCGCCCCGCTCGTCATCGGCGCCGCCGGGCTGTCGCTGCTGTGGGTGCAGGCCGACCGGGCGCAGCGCGACCGGTGGCGCGACGACCGCCGCCGGGTCAACCCCGTGCGCGCCCTCGTGGGCGACGGGGGAGCGGCCGCGTGGCTGCGCCTGCTCGCCGGCACCTCGCTGCTCCTGGTCGCGGTCGTGGTCTTCGCGCTGCGCTCGGGCAGCCTGTCGGTGGCGCTCGACGTCGGCCTGGCCGCCGCGATCGCGATGGTCGGCATCGGGCTGGTGCTGGGGCCCTGGCTGGTGCGGCTCTCGGCCGACCTCAGCGAGGAGCGCGAGGCGCGGGTGCGTTCGCAGGAGCGATCCGACGTGGCCGCCCACCTGCACGACTCGGTGCTGCAGACGCTGGCACTGATCCAGCGCTCGGCCGCCGACCCGGCCACGGTGTCGCGGCTGGCCCGGGCCCAGGAGCGCGACCTGCGCACGTGGCTGTTCCAGAGCGACGAGCCGGGCCCGACCACCCTGGCCGGTGAGCTGCGCGCCGTGGCCGCGGAGGTGGAGGACCGGCACGGCGTCCCGGTCGAGGTGGTCTGCGTCGGCGACGCGCCGCTCACCGAGGCCGACCGGCCGCTGGTGCTGGCGGCCCGCGAGGCGGTGGCCAACGCGGCCCGGCACTCCGGGGCCGCCACGGTGGACGTCTACGCCGAGACCACCCCGCGCGGCATCGAGGTCTTCGTGCGCGACCGCGGCCGAGGCTTCGACCCGGCCGCCGTGCCCGAGGACCGTCACGGGCTGCGCCACAGCATCGAGTCGCGGATGACGCGCCACGGGGGCCGGGCCGAGGTCCGCAGCACCCGGGGCAGCGGCACCGAGGTCCGGCTCGCCATGCCCCGTTCCCCGCACGACCCGACCCAGGAGGCGCCGTGA
- a CDS encoding LuxR C-terminal-related transcriptional regulator yields MSDPVPTGRHTVVIVDDHAMFRAGVRAELGSSVAVLAEAADVDEAVAAVTAHRPAVVLLDVHLPGGGGSEVMRRYAASPGAAEAPTRFLALSVSDAAEDVIGTIRAGARGYVTKTITGPELVAAIDRVASGDAVFSPRLAGFVLDAFAGTIEVAAVDEDLDRLTEREREVMRLIARGYSYREVGAELFISTKTVETHMSSVLRKLQLSSRHELTRWASDRRLL; encoded by the coding sequence GTGAGCGACCCCGTCCCCACCGGCAGGCACACCGTCGTGATCGTCGACGACCACGCGATGTTCCGGGCCGGGGTGCGTGCCGAGCTCGGCAGCAGCGTCGCCGTGCTGGCCGAGGCCGCCGACGTCGACGAGGCCGTGGCCGCGGTGACGGCCCACCGGCCCGCGGTGGTGCTGCTCGACGTCCACCTGCCCGGGGGCGGCGGGTCCGAGGTGATGCGCCGGTACGCCGCGTCGCCCGGCGCCGCCGAGGCCCCCACCCGCTTCCTGGCGCTGTCGGTCTCCGACGCCGCCGAGGACGTGATCGGCACCATCCGGGCCGGGGCGCGCGGCTACGTCACCAAGACGATCACCGGGCCCGAGCTCGTCGCCGCGATCGACCGGGTGGCCTCGGGCGACGCGGTGTTCTCACCCCGGCTGGCGGGGTTCGTGCTCGACGCGTTCGCCGGCACCATCGAGGTCGCGGCGGTCGACGAGGACCTCGACCGGCTCACCGAGCGCGAGCGGGAGGTGATGCGGCTGATCGCGCGGGGCTACTCCTACCGCGAGGTCGGGGCCGAGCTGTTCATCTCCACCAAGACCGTGGAGACCCACATGTCCTCGGTGCTGCGCAAGCTGCAGCTCTCCTCGCGCCACGAGCTCACGAGGTGGGCCTCGGACCGGCGCCTGCTCTAG